AAACGGCCGAGCCGAGCCTAGACGAGGCCCAGCGCTTCGCCGACGCCATCCACAAACAGTTTCCCGGCAAGCTCTTGGCCTACAACTGCTCGCCTTCGTTCAACTGGAAGAAGAAGCTCGACGATGCGACGATCGCCAGGTTCCAGCAGGCGCTCGGCGCGATGGGCTACAAGTTCCAATTCGTCACGCTGGCCGGCTTCCATGCACTCAACTACGGCATGTTCGAGCTGTCGCGCGGCTACCGCGATCGTGGCATGGCGGCTTATTCCGAGCTGCAGCAGGCCGAGTTCGCCAGCGAGCAGTACGGCTACACCGCCACCAAGCACCAGCGCGAGGTCGGCACCGGCTACTTCGACGAAGTCGCTCAGGTGATCGCCGGCGGTTCGGCCTCGACCACCGCACTCAGCGGCTCGACAGAGGAAGAGCAGTTTCACTAATGGCACGCCACTAGCGCGCCCGTCCGCGTGGCCGGTTCTGGTAAACACCAGGATCGGCCGCGCAGAAGCAGTGCGGCGGCGAGCCTGTGGCTCGCCGCCGCACTGCTATATCTATTGCAGGTTGCACCATTATTGCGCGTCTCGCAATGGCAAGGCGTGCGTTATCGGGCGGAGGATCGCGCCGCCGCCTGCTATCTGCGCAGCGCCCGTCCTATTTACAATTTGGCGATTACCATATACTATGCTGCTATGCCTGCAGACCTGAGTTGATTAGAACCACAATGCTATCACGCCTTTGGAGCCTGCCGTCGGCCGCAACCAACGCAATGGTGCAAACCCTCCAGCGCGAGCTGGAGCATATGCAAGATCGCTTTGGGGGCATCTACAAGTTGCTGTTGCGGGCCGACCCACATGCGGTAGCGCAGACACCCGCCGACGAAGTGTTCGTTGATGGCAAGGTGCGCCTGCTACGCTACCGTGCGGCGGCCCAGCGCACCCACCCGGTTCCGCTACTGATCGTGCCTTCGCTGCTCAATCGCTACTATTTGCTCGACCTAGTGCCCGGCCGCAGCTTGATCGAATACCTGGTCGGCTGCGGTATCGATGTGTTTCTGATCGATTGGGGCGTGCCTGGCCCCGAGGATCGCAGCACCACGTTCGACCAGTATATCACCGGCTACCTGCGGCGCGCGGCTCAGCGCGTGCGCGCGATCAGTGGCCAGGATCAGATCAGCCTGCTGGGCTATAGCATGGGCGGCACCTTCAGCGCGATCTTCAGCGCGCTGTATGGGCGCTATGTGGCGAACCTGGTGCTGGTGGCCGCACCGATCGACTTCCACGACGATAGCATCCTCTCGCAGTGGACGCAAAAAGATCGCTTTAATGTCGATCTGGTGGTCGATACGCTGGGGGCCATGCCAGCGGCGCTGATGCAGGCCAGTTTCCGCATGCTCAAGCCCACCTACCAGATCGCCCAACAGATCGCCCTGGCCGACCAGTTCGGCGATACCGAGGCCGTGCAAGATTTCCTGGCGATGCAGTCCTGGCTCGACGACAATATCCCGTTCCTCGGCGAGGCCTACCGCACCTATATCAAAGAGTGCTACCAGGAGAACCACCTGATGCAGGGCCGGCTGGTCGTCGGCGGCCGGCGCGTCGACCTTGCGCAGATCGAGGCGCCGCTGCTGACGGTGGTGGCGACGCGCGATTGCATCTGCCCG
The sequence above is drawn from the Candidatus Kouleothrix ribensis genome and encodes:
- a CDS encoding alpha/beta fold hydrolase, whose product is MLSRLWSLPSAATNAMVQTLQRELEHMQDRFGGIYKLLLRADPHAVAQTPADEVFVDGKVRLLRYRAAAQRTHPVPLLIVPSLLNRYYLLDLVPGRSLIEYLVGCGIDVFLIDWGVPGPEDRSTTFDQYITGYLRRAAQRVRAISGQDQISLLGYSMGGTFSAIFSALYGRYVANLVLVAAPIDFHDDSILSQWTQKDRFNVDLVVDTLGAMPAALMQASFRMLKPTYQIAQQIALADQFGDTEAVQDFLAMQSWLDDNIPFLGEAYRTYIKECYQENHLMQGRLVVGGRRVDLAQIEAPLLTVVATRDCICPPQSSKVLNEIATSADKTIIEFPGGHTSIVAGVDAPQQLWPQLASWLIARSAEPDDAV